The Deltaproteobacteria bacterium genome includes a window with the following:
- a CDS encoding ABC transporter permease — protein MSERWLRPGLLIGIALALILILAAVFAPWVAPHDPLQQNLARRLEPPGREYILGTDSMGRCVASRIIYGLRPSLALAVSVTAVVASFGLWLGVAAAYFSVLDAPLMRLTDCFFAFPAIVLSLLSIGILGPGLESLIVALALPGWPKYARVARSKAMDLKRQGHVEATRALGAGPLYILG, from the coding sequence ATGTCTGAACGCTGGCTCCGTCCCGGTCTCCTGATCGGAATCGCTCTTGCCCTGATCTTGATCCTGGCGGCCGTGTTCGCCCCTTGGGTCGCACCACACGATCCTCTTCAGCAGAATCTTGCCCGTCGTCTGGAACCCCCGGGCCGAGAATATATCCTGGGCACCGATTCCATGGGCCGCTGCGTGGCCAGCAGGATCATCTATGGATTGCGGCCATCCCTGGCTCTCGCCGTATCCGTGACCGCTGTGGTCGCTTCCTTCGGCCTCTGGCTCGGCGTGGCCGCGGCCTACTTTTCCGTGCTGGATGCCCCGCTCATGCGTCTGACGGACTGCTTTTTCGCCTTTCCGGCCATCGTTCTGAGCCTCTTGAGCATTGGCATCCTCGGCCCGGGCCTGGAAAGTCTCATCGTCGCCCTGGCCCTTCCGGGCTGGCCGAAATACGCCCGCGTGGCCCGATCCAAGGCCATGGACCTCAAGCGACAAGGCCACGTGGAAGCCACCAGAGCCTTGGGTGCCGGGCCTCTGTACATCCTCGGG